The region CCGCGCTGGACAGGTGCGAGCGCAGGGTGTCGGCGATGTCGGTGCCGACCTTGAGCTCGTCGACGCCGGAGTGCACCGCCGCGGCGCGGGCGCGGGTGTCGGTCAGCGTCTCGGCGAGCAGCTCGTGCAGCAGCAGCACCTCCACGCCCCGGCCCCGCAGCGTCTCGGCGAAGGCGTCGTGCTCCTCCTGGGCGCGGTCCACCCACGGGATCGCGTCGAACAGGAGCTGATCGTTGTTGCGCGGCGTGAGCCGCTTGAGCTCGTTGCCCGGACGGTGCAGGAGCACCGTGTGCAGCGGGCCGACCTCGCTCTGCACGTGTGGTTCGCTCACGGCCCGAAGCCTAGCTCTGACGATCGGAAACGCCAGTGTTCGAAGGCGAATTCGATCGAACGTTAAGTGTCGAAGCGCGTTGAGCGGCTATTCGTTGCGTACGGTTTTCGGTCGGATCAGGGCAGCCAGCCCACCCGGCCGCGCAGCGCGGCGTAGCCGACGAACGCCACGACGTCGATCAGCGCGTGGCCGGCGACCAGCGGCCAGATCCGGCCGGTGCGCTGCCACGCCCTGCCGTAGACCAGGCCCATCACCACGTTGCCGACGAACCCGCCGAAGCCCTGGTAGAGGTGGTAGGCCCCGCGCAGCACCGACGAGGCCCAGAGCGCCCGGTTCTCGCCCCAGCCGAGCTGGCGCAGCCGGGTCAGCAGGTAGGCGATCATCAGGACCTCTTCGGCGAAGGAGTTGCCGAAGGCGGCCAGCACGAGAACCGGCGCCCGCCACCACGCTTCGTCCAAAGTGGACGGCTGCACGGTGAGGCTCAGCCCGAGCGCGTGCGCGACGAGGTACAGGCCCAGGCCCGGCACGCCGATCAGGGCGGCCAGGCCGACGCCGCCGAGCGCGTCGCGCAGCGGGCGGGAGCGGTCCAGGCCGACGCTGCGCAGCGCGATCCCGCCCCGCCACAGCAGGTAGACCCCGAGCGCGCCCCACGCGCACAGGCGCAGGACGCCGGCGAGCTGCTGCGCCATGTCCAGCAGGCCGAGCTCCGCGCGGGGGACGTTGATCGCGACGGCCTGGTCGGCCAGCGGCTCCGGGCGCATCAGCGCGTCCAGCAGCGAGAGCAGGCTCTGCAGCGCGGAGAGGCCGAGCGTCACCGCGAAGACGATGAGGAGCTCGATGACGAGTGCCCTGCGCTCGGCCGGGTCGGTGATCACTTCCGGGGTGCCGGGACGACCCGGGGCCAACCATGCGCGCAGCTTGCCACTCACCTCGCGGACCCTACCCGGGGCTCCGGCGTCGGCCGACGCCCAGCGGTGGGGGGAGAACTGGCAAAACTGTGGAAGTGGCGGAGGGAACGAGTCCCGCGCGGTTCCCGTCCGATTTGCGGCACCCCTGCAACGGCGAGCCGTCGTGAGGAGCGGAATGGACGGGTATCGAGTGTTCCTGTGGGGGTGGACCGACAGTCGTCTGATCGCCCGGACGCTGGAGTCGTTGCGCCCCTTCGACACCCTGGACGGGCCGGTCGGGCCCGCCGAGCTGGTCGGCATGCGCGACGGCGTGCTGGTGGAGGTGACCAGGGAAGGCGCGGACGCCACGCGGGTGCGGTTCGTCGACGCGGGCGGCCCGGCCGACGCGTGGACCGCCGCGCACTCGTTCCTCTGGGTGGTCACCCGCAGGCTGCCGGTGGAGGAGGCGCTGCTCCTCGGTGACGACACCGAGCCGCTGCACTACCGGGAGGGCCGCATCCGGACCGTGCCGACCTCCGGCGAACGGTACTGAAGCGCAGGGCCTGGCCCCTTGCGCGGCCGTGCCGGTCGCGGGCCAAGCGGCTGCGCCGATTCGAAGACCGAAGGCAGGGCGTCAGCCCTGGCGCTGCTGGGCGAGGAACGGGCAGCCCACGAGCCGGCGCAGCTCGACGCCGAGGTGTTCGGCGTCGGTGACCGTCCGGGAGAACGCCAGCCGGACGTCGTGGTCGCCGTCGGCGGACTCCACTCGCAGCCGCAGGCCGTACTTGTCCAGCCCCAGCGGCCGGATGTGCCCGCCGCGCAGGCGCTCCGGCAGGTGGCGGGCGAGCAGGCCGACGACGTCGCGGTGCGACAGCTCGAGGTGCCGCAGCCAGCCGTCCTCCATCAGGCAGAACGGGTCGGGGCTCGCGGCCAGGAAGTCCTCGGGTTGCACCGAGGCGGTGCCTTCGGCGTCGGCGAGCACCATCGACGCCGACTCCAGCCGCAGCACGCTCGCGCCGTGCCCGGCGTCGAGCAGACGGGAGTCCGGCCGCTGCTCGGCGACCCGGACGACCTCGGCGCGCGCCTGCTCCGGCTCCAGCACGCGCAGCCAGCCGGTGAGCCACAGCAGGCCGCGCACCGGCTCGCGGAGCCGGACCGGCGTCGGGTCGGCCACCTCCAGCATCGCGGTCAGCTCGCCGCGCGGGGCCTGCCAGGCCGACGCGATGAGGGGGTGTTCGTCGGCCAGCAGCACGGTCGCGGCGCCGTCCGGGTGCACGTGGTGCAGGAGAGGCGCGATCCGCGCCGAGTTCTCGCCGGAGGGCATCAGCACCCCCTTGCCGCCGCGTCTGGCGATCGTCCTGGCCCGTTCCGCCGGGCTCGGCAGCGCCGGTCGGCGGGTCGTCTTCTCGCCCACTGCTCACCTCCAACTTAGGTAACCCTAACTTAGATGACCTGCGGGTGGAAGTCGACTTCTCCGCCAGGAGGTGAGAACCGTGTCCGGCGGAGCCGGTACGGCGTGCGGACGCACCACGCGGCTGGTCACCCCGATGACGCACGGCGGGCGCCGGTCGGACGCCGGATTCGGCGAGAACCACCCGATCGGAGTGATCTCGGGTGCGGGAGCGGCCAGCGGGCGGGCCGAGCGGTGGACGGACTTTCGCGCGAGGCGGGCGGTCGGCCGCGACCCCGCGGGCGAGGAGCAGTGCGTCCCATGCGAACGCGGGCCGCTGGGGCCGCCGCTCGGCGGTGCGAGCCGCGTCCGGTGCGACCAGCGGCGCTACCCGTGTGCCGACCCTGCGCGCGGGCCCGCGCCACAGGCACGTGACAA is a window of Saccharopolyspora erythraea NRRL 2338 DNA encoding:
- a CDS encoding DUF2470 domain-containing protein, which gives rise to MGEKTTRRPALPSPAERARTIARRGGKGVLMPSGENSARIAPLLHHVHPDGAATVLLADEHPLIASAWQAPRGELTAMLEVADPTPVRLREPVRGLLWLTGWLRVLEPEQARAEVVRVAEQRPDSRLLDAGHGASVLRLESASMVLADAEGTASVQPEDFLAASPDPFCLMEDGWLRHLELSHRDVVGLLARHLPERLRGGHIRPLGLDKYGLRLRVESADGDHDVRLAFSRTVTDAEHLGVELRRLVGCPFLAQQRQG
- a CDS encoding CPBP family intramembrane glutamic endopeptidase, whose protein sequence is MSGKLRAWLAPGRPGTPEVITDPAERRALVIELLIVFAVTLGLSALQSLLSLLDALMRPEPLADQAVAINVPRAELGLLDMAQQLAGVLRLCAWGALGVYLLWRGGIALRSVGLDRSRPLRDALGGVGLAALIGVPGLGLYLVAHALGLSLTVQPSTLDEAWWRAPVLVLAAFGNSFAEEVLMIAYLLTRLRQLGWGENRALWASSVLRGAYHLYQGFGGFVGNVVMGLVYGRAWQRTGRIWPLVAGHALIDVVAFVGYAALRGRVGWLP